From one Streptococcus pneumoniae genomic stretch:
- a CDS encoding transcriptional regulator, protein MLITEEIAIKVRKKRAVEQLGKIELAKKINITTRTLAKIEQGDYDAPRRIYQSVMEWLTEDL, encoded by the coding sequence ATGCTCATTACAGAAGAAATAGCCATTAAGGTACGCAAGAAACGAGCTGTAGAGCAGCTAGGGAAAATTGAACTAGCTAAAAAAATAAATATAACTACTCGAACTCTTGCCAAGATTGAGCAGGGCGACTATGACGCTCCACGTCGGATTTATCAATCAGTCATGGAATGGCTGACAGAGGATTTATAA
- a CDS encoding helix-turn-helix transcriptional regulator, which produces MNNIKNLRKNKNMTQQELADFLEIKKRTLQRWEANEVTIKNDKAQQLADYFDVSVAYLLGYEEKVVPLEEFVKNMTNTRDEDGIEYGDHQTILETELITNFRQMDIEKQENLVRYSEFLLTSKKGN; this is translated from the coding sequence ATGAATAACATTAAAAATCTGCGAAAAAACAAAAATATGACCCAGCAAGAATTAGCTGATTTTTTAGAGATAAAAAAAAGAACCCTACAACGATGGGAAGCTAATGAAGTAACTATAAAAAATGATAAAGCTCAACAATTAGCGGATTATTTCGACGTATCCGTAGCATATCTATTGGGTTATGAAGAAAAAGTGGTACCACTGGAAGAATTTGTCAAAAATATGACCAACACTCGAGACGAAGACGGCATAGAATATGGAGACCACCAAACAATCTTAGAAACAGAATTGATTACAAACTTTAGACAGATGGACATAGAAAAACAAGAAAATTTAGTCCGCTATTCAGAATTTTTACTAACCTCAAAGAAAGGAAATTAA
- a CDS encoding exonuclease domain-containing protein, whose product MYSFVALDVETANNFRGSICSIGLVKFQDGHIIDKFYSLIDPEEDFHPINISIHGIKPTDVIGAPTFPQIRAEIIDFISDFPVVAHFAQFDINALKDSYIKYDLPFDKIEYFCSYYVAKFSYPGQISYKLNNLAKHFKFPLEHHNALSDAETCGKIICKLMELANQDDIQSFLETLRYKKYGVLGSKGFGRQSIHTTFSKNKFYEPTEEEKAKMDQENPIYGARFVFTGKLEHFTRQEAAKAVSLLGGIPENGVTSKTDYLVIGEQDFRVVGQSGQSSKMKKAFSLLEKGQNIEILSELDFQKLIG is encoded by the coding sequence ATGTACTCATTTGTTGCCTTAGATGTTGAAACTGCCAATAACTTTAGAGGAAGTATCTGTTCAATTGGATTAGTTAAATTTCAAGATGGACACATCATTGATAAATTTTACAGCTTAATTGATCCAGAAGAAGATTTTCATCCTATCAATATTTCTATACATGGAATCAAACCAACCGATGTTATTGGAGCTCCTACTTTTCCACAAATTAGAGCTGAAATTATTGACTTTATTTCTGATTTTCCAGTAGTTGCTCACTTTGCACAATTTGATATAAATGCTCTAAAAGACTCATACATTAAATATGACTTGCCTTTCGATAAAATAGAGTATTTCTGCAGTTATTATGTCGCAAAGTTTTCCTATCCTGGACAAATCAGTTATAAATTAAATAATTTAGCAAAGCATTTCAAATTCCCTCTTGAGCATCACAATGCCCTATCTGATGCAGAAACATGCGGAAAAATTATCTGTAAACTAATGGAATTAGCAAATCAAGATGATATTCAAAGTTTTCTTGAAACATTGAGATATAAAAAATATGGTGTTCTAGGAAGCAAAGGTTTTGGACGTCAATCTATCCATACGACTTTTTCAAAAAATAAATTTTATGAGCCTACTGAAGAAGAAAAAGCAAAAATGGACCAAGAAAATCCAATCTACGGGGCTCGTTTTGTGTTTACTGGCAAATTAGAACATTTTACCAGACAAGAAGCCGCCAAAGCTGTTTCCCTTCTTGGAGGTATCCCAGAAAATGGCGTGACTTCCAAGACAGATTATTTAGTAATAGGGGAACAAGATTTCAGAGTAGTCGGACAAAGTGGACAAAGCTCAAAAATGAAAAAAGCCTTCTCTTTACTCGAAAAAGGGCAAAATATAGAAATATTATCTGAATTGGATTTCCAAAAACTAATTGGATAA
- a CDS encoding tyrosine-type recombinase/integrase produces MIQSYTLKNGAVRYMTKVYLGIDPLTGKEIRTTRRGFKTEKEARLAEARLLVEVEEKGLPSKVQGLKQTYTFEEVANLWYDSYKNTVKGSSQRSVATHLRLIIPYFKDMYIHHIPPTHCQQVITKLWDKYKSFAHYISIIQRIFKYAYIMEIIPKNPMEKVIKPRKKRDSHPKTTSFYTKDELKQFFDCLQEENNPQYLTIFRIMAFTGLRIGEVLALKWSDIDFIQGNLTVNRGIIRTTKGQVIDTPKTKGSIRTLSLDYSTIEQLKQWQHEQKKEFFKHGLKHLREENFCFTQADNRLIQKSNIYNVLMKIIDKYNLKRISPHGFRHTHASLLFEAGASMKEVQERLGHSNIKTTMDIYTHVTDKQKEQTAKKFAHYIGF; encoded by the coding sequence ATGATACAAAGTTACACCCTAAAAAATGGAGCGGTTCGCTATATGACCAAGGTCTATCTTGGCATAGATCCCCTCACTGGAAAAGAAATCCGCACCACACGGCGAGGATTTAAGACCGAAAAAGAAGCTAGGCTGGCAGAAGCTCGCTTACTGGTCGAGGTCGAAGAAAAAGGCTTACCCTCAAAAGTCCAAGGACTCAAACAAACCTACACTTTCGAAGAAGTCGCTAACCTCTGGTATGATTCCTACAAAAATACCGTCAAAGGTAGCTCTCAACGCTCCGTAGCAACCCACCTCAGACTTATCATCCCCTATTTCAAAGATATGTACATCCACCATATCCCACCGACCCACTGCCAGCAGGTCATTACAAAACTTTGGGACAAGTACAAGTCTTTCGCCCACTACATCTCTATTATCCAGCGGATTTTCAAATATGCCTACATTATGGAAATTATCCCAAAAAATCCCATGGAAAAGGTGATTAAACCACGAAAAAAACGAGATAGCCACCCAAAAACTACCTCGTTTTATACCAAAGACGAATTAAAACAATTCTTTGACTGCCTTCAAGAAGAGAATAACCCTCAATATCTCACCATCTTTCGGATCATGGCTTTTACGGGCTTACGGATTGGCGAAGTACTCGCTCTGAAATGGTCTGACATAGACTTTATCCAAGGCAATCTGACCGTCAATCGTGGCATTATTCGCACAACCAAAGGACAAGTGATTGATACACCCAAAACAAAAGGCAGTATCCGCACACTCTCCCTAGATTATAGCACGATTGAACAACTCAAGCAATGGCAACACGAACAGAAAAAAGAATTTTTCAAGCACGGACTCAAGCATTTACGAGAAGAAAACTTCTGCTTCACCCAGGCAGACAATCGACTCATTCAAAAATCAAACATCTACAACGTCTTAATGAAAATCATTGACAAGTACAACCTCAAGCGGATTTCTCCCCATGGTTTCCGCCACACACACGCCAGCCTCCTATTTGAAGCTGGAGCAAGCATGAAAGAGGTCCAAGAACGCCTCGGACACTCCAACATCAAAACAACTATGGACATTTACACACACGTCACCGATAAACAAAAAGAGCAAACCGCCAAAAAGTTTGCCCATTATATCGGTTTCTAA
- a CDS encoding asparaginase — protein sequence MTKKILVLHTGGTISMQANETGHVTTNSVNPMTHVDIDVDHLEVRSLDFFNLPSPHITPKHMLSLYHKIRDDYQAYDGVVITHGTDTLEETAYFLDTMDLPDIPVVLTGAMRSSNELGSDGVYNYLSALRVASDEKARGKGVLVVMNDEIHAAKYVTKTHTTNVGTFQTPTHGPLGLIMKKEILYFKTAEERVRFDLEEISGLVPIISAYAGMQTELLAMLDPKQLDGLIIEAFGAGNLPQEAAEKIAELIQAGVPVALVSRCFNGIAEPVYAYKGGGVALKKSGVLFVKELNAPKARLKLLIALNAGLKGEALADYMEG from the coding sequence ATGACAAAGAAAATATTGGTTTTACATACGGGTGGCACGATTTCCATGCAGGCGAATGAAACGGGTCATGTCACAACCAACAGTGTAAATCCGATGACCCATGTCGATATTGATGTCGATCATCTTGAGGTGAGAAGCCTAGACTTTTTCAATCTTCCAAGTCCTCATATCACTCCTAAGCATATGCTCTCTCTCTACCACAAGATTCGCGATGATTATCAAGCCTACGATGGGGTGGTCATTACCCATGGTACGGATACTTTAGAAGAGACTGCTTATTTTCTCGATACCATGGATTTGCCTGATATCCCTGTGGTCTTGACAGGTGCGATGCGCTCCTCTAATGAACTAGGTAGCGATGGTGTTTACAATTACTTGTCCGCTTTACGAGTCGCTAGTGATGAAAAAGCACGCGGTAAAGGCGTTCTAGTCGTCATGAATGACGAAATCCACGCAGCCAAATATGTCACTAAAACCCACACGACAAATGTCGGCACCTTTCAAACCCCTACACATGGACCGCTTGGATTGATTATGAAAAAAGAAATTCTCTATTTCAAAACGGCAGAAGAGCGAGTACGATTTGATTTAGAAGAGATTTCTGGTCTAGTTCCTATCATTTCTGCCTATGCAGGGATGCAAACCGAGCTACTCGCTATGCTTGATCCCAAGCAATTAGATGGCTTAATTATCGAAGCCTTTGGAGCTGGAAATCTCCCTCAAGAAGCAGCGGAAAAAATTGCAGAATTGATTCAAGCAGGCGTTCCTGTTGCTCTTGTTTCCCGTTGTTTCAACGGTATTGCAGAGCCTGTTTATGCCTATAAAGGCGGCGGAGTGGCTCTCAAAAAGTCTGGAGTCCTCTTTGTAAAAGAACTCAATGCTCCCAAGGCACGGCTGAAACTCCTCATCGCCCTCAATGCAGGATTAAAAGGAGAAGCCTTAGCTGATTATATGGAAGGATAA
- a CDS encoding ISL3 family transposase gives MENINNTTQLIGIKDKHITIMEVLKTDSHLIIKATLDYLPPLCPHCQGKMGKYDFQRVSTIPFLDVQAMPTVIKLRKRRFQCKQCRRVTVAETPLVRKNYQISEPVWQKMTADHTERLTNSDITKKNHVSVSTVQRKLTKFSFKEDYSRLPDILSWDEFSRNKGKLAFIAQDYKTKKIIAILENNRQTTIKNYFYKYSKEARKDVKVVTLDMSGAYIPIIKQLFPNANIVLDRFHIIQHLNRAMMATRIAIMKQFDKQSLPYRILKNHWRILHKDSRKLSDKLFYSRTLRETRTPKEIVDIALKFSDEFQFYYDLYQLLLFHFQEKNSLHFFSLMEDTIKLVNPPFKKVFKTFLRYKKYIRNALEPPYSNAKLEATNKLIKDIKRQAFGFRNFSNFKTKILITLNIKKERNNKILSRV, from the coding sequence ATGGAAAACATTAATAATACCACACAACTCATCGGAATAAAAGACAAACATATTACGATTATGGAAGTTCTGAAAACTGACTCCCATCTTATCATCAAAGCTACTCTAGATTACCTACCTCCTTTGTGCCCTCATTGCCAAGGTAAGATGGGAAAATATGATTTTCAACGAGTGTCCACCATTCCATTCCTAGACGTTCAAGCTATGCCTACTGTCATTAAATTACGGAAACGCCGTTTCCAGTGTAAACAATGCCGGCGTGTCACCGTGGCTGAAACACCCCTGGTGAGAAAGAATTACCAAATTTCTGAACCTGTCTGGCAGAAAATGACGGCTGATCATACTGAAAGACTAACGAACTCTGATATCACTAAGAAGAACCACGTGTCTGTCTCTACCGTACAGCGAAAGCTGACTAAATTCTCCTTCAAAGAAGACTACTCAAGACTTCCTGATATCCTATCTTGGGATGAATTCTCTAGAAACAAGGGAAAACTAGCCTTCATTGCTCAGGATTACAAGACGAAAAAGATCATTGCTATCCTTGAGAATAATCGGCAAACTACCATCAAAAACTATTTCTATAAATATTCTAAAGAAGCTAGAAAGGATGTTAAAGTCGTCACCCTAGACATGTCGGGAGCTTACATTCCCATCATTAAGCAACTTTTTCCTAACGCCAACATTGTCCTCGATCGCTTCCATATCATCCAACATCTCAATCGTGCCATGATGGCAACTAGAATCGCCATTATGAAGCAGTTTGATAAGCAGTCATTACCTTACCGTATCTTGAAGAATCACTGGCGAATACTCCACAAAGACAGCCGCAAGCTCTCTGATAAACTCTTCTATTCGCGGACACTACGTGAAACGAGAACACCTAAAGAAATCGTAGATATAGCGCTTAAATTCTCAGATGAATTTCAATTCTATTACGACCTCTATCAGCTCCTCTTATTCCACTTTCAAGAAAAGAATAGCCTTCACTTTTTTTCACTTATGGAAGATACTATAAAGCTTGTTAATCCACCTTTTAAGAAAGTCTTCAAGACTTTTCTACGATACAAGAAATATATTAGGAATGCTTTAGAGCCTCCCTATTCTAATGCTAAGCTAGAAGCTACCAACAAACTTATCAAAGACATCAAACGACAAGCTTTTGGTTTTAGAAATTTTAGTAACTTTAAAACTAAAATTCTCATCACCTTAAACATCAAAAAAGAGAGGAACAATAAGATCCTCTCTAGGGTTTAG
- a CDS encoding IS30 family transposase, translated as MSYHHFTIDERESILIYRTKGMTFSQIARLLHRHPSSISRELKRHSKQGNYSPSRAQTAYHLAKSHCGRKRKLEIDTELSQTVKHLFLECQWSPEEIEGRLRLERERPVISYQTIYRAIYRGHFDDTPLSHGARGVVRKLRHHGKTRHTQSHVEKRGKIPISHTIHERPTAANERSRIGDWEADTVAGKTGKACLVTLTDRHSRFLKIQKVAVKKSKLVIEAMVNMLESLPKETVTPDRGKEFSGHPELTEKLNVEVYFPDPHAPWQRGTNENTNGLLREYFPKGSDLTEVEHLIIQEWEDKLNNRPRKCLNWKTPYEI; from the coding sequence ATGAGCTACCATCATTTTACCATAGATGAACGAGAAAGTATTCTGATTTATCGTACTAAAGGGATGACCTTTTCTCAAATAGCACGACTATTACATCGGCACCCCTCAAGTATTAGTCGTGAATTAAAACGTCATTCAAAACAAGGCAACTATTCGCCTAGTAGGGCACAAACAGCCTATCATCTCGCTAAATCGCATTGTGGGCGAAAAAGGAAATTAGAAATAGACACTGAACTCAGTCAGACCGTCAAGCATCTTTTTCTTGAGTGTCAATGGTCGCCAGAAGAAATTGAGGGGCGATTACGTTTAGAACGAGAAAGACCCGTCATTAGTTATCAAACCATTTATAGAGCTATCTATCGCGGTCACTTTGACGACACGCCTCTTTCACATGGTGCTCGTGGGGTTGTTCGCAAACTTCGTCACCATGGTAAAACACGCCATACACAATCCCATGTGGAAAAGCGAGGAAAAATTCCTATTTCTCATACCATTCATGAGAGGCCAACAGCAGCCAATGAACGCTCGAGAATAGGTGATTGGGAAGCCGATACTGTTGCTGGAAAGACTGGAAAAGCTTGCCTAGTAACACTCACTGATAGGCATTCCCGCTTCCTCAAAATTCAGAAAGTAGCTGTCAAGAAAAGTAAATTGGTTATAGAAGCCATGGTAAATATGTTAGAGTCCCTACCAAAAGAAACAGTGACTCCTGATAGAGGTAAGGAATTCTCAGGACATCCTGAACTCACCGAGAAACTAAATGTCGAAGTCTATTTTCCTGATCCTCATGCTCCTTGGCAACGAGGAACAAACGAGAATACAAATGGCTTATTGCGAGAGTATTTTCCAAAAGGAAGTGACTTAACAGAGGTAGAACACTTGATCATTCAGGAATGGGAAGATAAATTAAACAACAGACCACGAAAATGTCTAAACTGGAAAACACCTTATGAAATATGA
- a CDS encoding undecaprenyl-diphosphate phosphatase has protein sequence MFIIEILKSIFFGIVEGITEWLPISSTGHLILVQEFVKYKDNNPAFIEMFNVVIQLGAILAVVVIYFDKLNPFKSGKTAREVRKTWQLWAKVVIATLPALIIGLPLDDWFEAHFHHMVPVAIMLIIYGVAFIVLEKRNKDVEPKITDLDKLPYKTALYIGFFQVLALFPGTSRSGATIVGGLLNGTSRSVVTEFTFYLGIPAMFGASGIKILKFILKGNSLDVAQLMLLLVAMGVAFGVSLLVIRFLTDYVKKHDFTIFGKYRIALGALLLVYAFFQFLLA, from the coding sequence ATGTTTATCATTGAAATTTTGAAGTCCATTTTCTTTGGGATTGTTGAGGGCATCACGGAATGGCTGCCGATTTCAAGTACAGGTCACTTGATTTTGGTGCAAGAATTTGTCAAATATAAGGATAATAATCCTGCCTTTATAGAAATGTTCAACGTGGTCATCCAACTCGGAGCTATCTTGGCGGTTGTTGTTATCTATTTTGATAAATTAAATCCGTTTAAGTCAGGAAAAACGGCACGTGAGGTCAGAAAGACTTGGCAGCTATGGGCGAAAGTCGTGATTGCAACATTGCCAGCCTTGATCATTGGTTTGCCACTGGATGATTGGTTTGAAGCACATTTTCACCACATGGTCCCTGTTGCCATCATGCTCATCATCTACGGAGTAGCCTTTATTGTCCTTGAAAAACGCAATAAAGATGTAGAGCCAAAGATTACAGATTTGGACAAATTGCCTTACAAGACAGCACTTTATATTGGATTTTTCCAAGTGCTGGCACTATTTCCAGGAACGAGTCGCTCAGGAGCAACTATTGTCGGTGGTTTATTAAATGGTACGAGTCGTTCCGTGGTGACAGAATTTACCTTTTATTTAGGGATTCCAGCTATGTTTGGTGCTAGCGGGATTAAGATTCTTAAATTTATCCTAAAGGGTAATAGTTTGGATGTTGCTCAGTTGATGCTGCTTTTGGTAGCCATGGGCGTAGCTTTTGGCGTCAGCCTTTTAGTCATTCGCTTCTTGACAGACTATGTCAAAAAGCACGATTTTACCATTTTTGGAAAATACCGGATTGCCTTGGGAGCGCTTCTCTTGGTTTATGCCTTTTTCCAATTTTTACTCGCATAA
- a CDS encoding DUF896 family protein translates to MEQAKIDRINELAKKKKEVGLTDEELKEQAALREEYIEGYRRSVRAHVEGIKIVDEDGNDVTPEKLKQVQREKGLHGRSLDDPNS, encoded by the coding sequence ATGGAACAAGCAAAGATTGATCGAATCAATGAATTAGCCAAAAAGAAAAAAGAAGTTGGCTTGACAGACGAGGAGTTGAAGGAACAAGCAGCCCTTCGTGAAGAGTACATCGAAGGCTACCGCCGCAGTGTTCGTGCCCATGTCGAAGGCATCAAGATTGTCGATGAGGACGGAAACGACGTGACTCCAGAAAAACTCAAACAAGTCCAACGCGAAAAAGGACTTCATGGGCGTAGCCTAGATGATCCGAATTCTTAA
- the glyS gene encoding glycine--tRNA ligase subunit beta: MTKNLLVELGLEEIPAYIVTPAMVQLRDKMAQFLTDNRLAFEALEMFSTPRRLAVRVRGLAESQEDLTEDFKGPSKKIALDADGNFTKAAEGFVRGKGLTTADITFREIKGEEYVYVTKHEKGKSANEVLAGIPEVLASMTFPVSMHWASNKFEYIRPVHTLTVLLDDEALEMDFLDISSGRTSRGHRFLGQETEIATADSYEDDLRKEFVIADSSERERMIVEQIRAIESAKNVAVEIDQDLLNEVLNLVEYPTAFMGAFDAKYLEVPEEVLVTSMKNHQRYFVVRDKAGKLLPNFISVRNGNAEFLDNVIKGNEKVLVARLEDGEFFWREDQKLQIADLVERLKAVTFHEKIGSLYEHMARTAAISALLADQAGLSDEEKQDLARAAAIYKFDLLTGMVGEFDELQGIMGEKYALLAGETPAVAAAIREHYLPNSAEGELPETKVGAVLALADKLDTILSFFSVGLIPSGSNDPYALRRATQGVVRILEAFGWTIAIDELVEKLYALEHDSLAYEYQAEVLDFFRARVEKMMDKSVPKDIVTAVLNSTNFVVSDMVETARLLAEKAKTADFKPAVESLSRVFNLAEKAAAGLVVDSSLFENAEEKALAESVEKIANTSDLEANIDQLFALQPVIDAFFDNTMVMVEDEAVKNNRLALLAALTDKAQHVAQFNQINTK, from the coding sequence ATGACGAAAAATTTACTGGTTGAACTTGGTTTAGAAGAAATTCCAGCTTACATTGTAACGCCTGCTATGGTCCAACTTCGGGACAAAATGGCGCAATTTTTGACAGATAACCGCTTGGCTTTTGAAGCGCTTGAGATGTTTTCAACACCTCGCCGTTTGGCAGTTCGTGTCCGTGGCTTGGCAGAGAGCCAAGAGGATTTGACAGAAGATTTTAAAGGCCCAAGCAAGAAAATTGCCTTGGACGCTGACGGCAACTTTACCAAAGCCGCAGAAGGCTTTGTTCGTGGAAAAGGTCTTACAACTGCGGACATCACTTTCCGTGAAATCAAGGGGGAAGAGTATGTCTACGTAACCAAGCACGAAAAAGGAAAATCAGCCAATGAAGTCTTGGCAGGTATTCCAGAGGTGCTTGCGTCAATGACCTTCCCAGTCAGCATGCACTGGGCTTCCAACAAATTTGAATACATTCGTCCTGTTCACACCTTGACTGTCTTGCTTGATGACGAAGCGCTTGAGATGGACTTCCTTGATATTTCTTCAGGTCGCACTAGTCGTGGTCATCGTTTCCTCGGTCAGGAGACTGAAATTGCGACAGCAGATAGCTACGAAGACGATTTGCGTAAGGAATTTGTCATCGCAGATAGTAGCGAACGTGAACGGATGATTGTCGAGCAAATCAGGGCTATTGAATCAGCGAAAAATGTGGCTGTTGAGATTGACCAAGACCTGCTCAATGAAGTCTTGAACTTGGTAGAATACCCGACTGCCTTCATGGGGGCCTTTGATGCCAAATATCTTGAAGTTCCAGAAGAAGTCTTGGTCACTTCGATGAAAAATCATCAGCGCTACTTTGTTGTCCGTGACAAGGCTGGGAAATTGCTTCCGAATTTCATTTCTGTCCGTAATGGTAATGCGGAGTTCTTGGACAATGTCATCAAGGGAAATGAAAAAGTATTGGTGGCGCGTTTGGAAGATGGGGAATTCTTCTGGCGTGAAGACCAAAAATTACAGATTGCAGACCTTGTGGAGCGCCTGAAAGCTGTGACCTTCCACGAGAAAATTGGCTCTCTCTATGAACACATGGCTCGCACTGCAGCAATCAGCGCACTCCTAGCTGACCAAGCTGGGCTTTCTGATGAAGAGAAGCAAGACCTCGCGCGTGCAGCAGCCATTTACAAGTTTGACCTCTTGACGGGTATGGTCGGAGAGTTTGATGAATTGCAAGGGATTATGGGGGAGAAATATGCCCTTCTTGCAGGTGAGACTCCAGCCGTTGCAGCTGCAATCCGTGAACACTACTTGCCAAATAGCGCAGAAGGTGAACTTCCTGAAACCAAGGTGGGAGCTGTTCTTGCCCTTGCGGATAAATTAGACACCATTTTGTCCTTCTTCTCAGTTGGTTTGATTCCAAGTGGTTCAAACGATCCCTATGCCCTACGTCGTGCGACTCAGGGTGTGGTACGGATCTTGGAAGCCTTTGGTTGGACTATTGCCATTGATGAATTGGTGGAAAAACTCTATGCTCTTGAGCATGATAGCCTTGCTTATGAATACCAGGCAGAGGTGCTTGATTTCTTCCGTGCTCGTGTGGAGAAGATGATGGATAAAAGTGTGCCAAAAGACATCGTGACAGCTGTCTTAAACAGCACCAACTTTGTTGTCAGCGATATGGTTGAAACAGCTCGTCTCTTGGCTGAAAAAGCAAAAACAGCTGATTTCAAACCAGCAGTTGAAAGTCTATCTCGTGTCTTTAACTTGGCTGAAAAAGCAGCAGCAGGTCTTGTAGTAGATAGCAGCCTCTTTGAAAATGCTGAAGAAAAAGCGTTGGCAGAAAGTGTAGAGAAGATTGCCAATACCTCTGACTTGGAAGCAAACATCGACCAGCTCTTTGCCCTTCAACCAGTAATTGACGCCTTCTTTGACAATACCATGGTCATGGTCGAAGACGAAGCCGTGAAAAACAATCGTTTGGCCTTGCTTGCTGCCTTGACGGATAAGGCGCAACATGTTGCCCAATTTAACCAAATCAATACCAAATAG
- the glyQ gene encoding glycine--tRNA ligase subunit alpha gives MSKKLTFQEIILTLQQFWNEQGCMLMQAYDTEKGAGTMSPYTFLRAIGPEPWNAAYVEPSRRPADGRYGENPNRLYQHHQFQVVMKPSPSNIQELYLESLERLGINPLEHDIRFVEDNWENPSTGSAGLGWEVWLDGMEITQFTYFQQVGGLTTGPVTAEVTYGLERLASYIQEVDSVYDIEWADGVKYGEIFLQPEYEHSKYSFEVSDQDLLLANFEKFEAEAKRCLDEHLVHPAFDYVLKCSHTFNLLDARGAVSVTERAGYIARIRNLARVVAKTFVAERKRLGYPLLDEATRAQLLEKEAE, from the coding sequence ATGTCTAAAAAATTAACCTTCCAAGAGATTATTTTGACTTTGCAACAGTTTTGGAATGAGCAGGGTTGTATGTTGATGCAGGCTTATGATACGGAAAAAGGGGCGGGAACGATGAGTCCCTACACTTTCTTGCGTGCCATCGGTCCTGAGCCGTGGAATGCGGCTTATGTTGAGCCAAGTCGTCGTCCAGCAGATGGTCGTTACGGGGAAAATCCAAACCGTCTCTACCAACACCACCAATTCCAAGTGGTCATGAAACCAAGCCCAAGTAATATCCAAGAATTGTACTTAGAATCTTTAGAGCGCCTTGGTATCAATCCTTTGGAGCATGACATTCGCTTTGTAGAAGACAACTGGGAAAATCCGTCAACTGGTTCGGCAGGTCTGGGCTGGGAAGTGTGGCTTGACGGTATGGAAATCACCCAATTCACCTATTTCCAACAGGTCGGAGGTCTTACGACAGGTCCTGTGACAGCTGAGGTGACCTACGGTTTAGAGCGCTTAGCTTCTTATATTCAAGAAGTGGACTCAGTCTATGACATCGAGTGGGCTGATGGGGTTAAATATGGGGAAATCTTCCTCCAACCAGAATACGAACATTCAAAATACAGCTTTGAAGTCAGCGACCAAGACTTGCTTCTAGCTAACTTTGAAAAATTTGAAGCAGAAGCAAAACGCTGTTTAGACGAGCATTTAGTGCATCCTGCCTTTGACTATGTCTTGAAATGTTCCCACACCTTCAATTTGCTCGACGCACGTGGTGCGGTTTCTGTAACCGAGCGGGCGGGATATATTGCGCGGATTAGAAACCTAGCTCGCGTGGTCGCAAAGACCTTTGTGGCAGAAAGAAAACGTCTTGGTTATCCGCTTTTGGATGAAGCAACAAGAGCGCAATTATTAGAGAAGGAGGCAGAATAA